In the genome of Desulfovibrio sp. ZJ209, one region contains:
- a CDS encoding NUDIX hydrolase yields MKKTVLCPHCGKPYSKWCNPTPTTDVVIYEPGRGVVIIRRGNEPLGYALPGGFIEEGEQAEAAAMREMKEETGLDVELTGLLGVYSRPDRDPRQHTLSVVFTGRPRDASALRAGDDAAAAAFHPLDALPGPLVFDHARILRDFAEVLAGRRSVAPVEPLPEDRRGGG; encoded by the coding sequence ATGAAAAAGACCGTCCTGTGCCCGCATTGCGGCAAGCCCTACAGCAAGTGGTGCAATCCCACGCCCACGACGGATGTGGTCATTTACGAGCCCGGGCGCGGCGTGGTCATCATCCGGCGCGGCAACGAGCCGCTGGGCTATGCGCTGCCCGGCGGCTTCATCGAGGAGGGCGAGCAGGCCGAAGCCGCGGCCATGCGCGAGATGAAGGAGGAGACGGGCCTCGACGTGGAGCTCACCGGCCTTCTCGGCGTGTATTCCAGGCCCGACCGCGACCCGCGCCAGCACACCCTGAGCGTGGTCTTCACCGGGCGCCCGCGCGATGCCTCGGCCCTGCGCGCCGGCGACGACGCGGCCGCCGCGGCCTTCCACCCGCTGGACGCGCTGCCAGGGCCGCTGGTCTTCGACCATGCGCGCATCCTCAGGGATTTTGCCGAGGTGCTCGCCGGCCGCAGGAGCGTGGCGCCCGTGGAGCCGCTGCCCGAAGACCGGCGGGGGGGCGGCTAG
- a CDS encoding UbiD family decarboxylase: MGYSSLQACVRDLETAGDLLRVDAPVNPHLELAAIQRRAFRAGGPALLFTRVTGTDFPVLVNLFGTKQRLHFLFRDGLAATEAVLAGKADPVALLRRPRKSLAALGGLSRMLPRRVGANRAPVLAARGSLGELPPLVSWPMDGGPFITLPLVYSEDAARPGVNASNLGMYRIQLAGNDYAEDEVGLHYQIHRGIGVHHAHALASGRPLPVRIHVGGPPALTVAAVMPLPEGLSELRFAGLLGARRVRLAPGDDGVGLPVLAETDFCISGHVLPGTRPEGPFGDHVGYYSLRHDFPALRVASVTHRKGAIWPYTSVGRPPQEDTVFGDFIHELTGPLVPRVFAGIREVHAVDAAGVHPLLLALGCERYTAWEAARRPRELLTQALHLLGTTQTALAKYVLIAAQEDAPGLSCRNVPAFLAHLLERTDFRRDLHFLTRSTTDTLDYTGTALNEGSKLIWAAAGEPRRRLATGADGIGALPDLPAGFGAPQVVGPGILALRGPRHALERGEPDPAMEELAKRLGGWDRRENFPLVVVADDPAFCAASFENLLWATFTRSDPATDCYGADARIKARHWACEAPFAIDARLKPFHAPPLEEDPEVAARVDRLAAPGGPLHGLW; the protein is encoded by the coding sequence GTGGGCTATTCGAGCCTCCAGGCCTGCGTGCGCGACCTTGAAACCGCGGGCGACCTTCTCCGCGTGGACGCGCCCGTGAACCCGCACCTCGAGCTCGCGGCCATCCAGCGCCGCGCCTTCCGCGCCGGCGGCCCGGCCCTGCTCTTCACGCGCGTCACGGGCACGGACTTCCCTGTGCTCGTCAACCTGTTCGGCACGAAGCAGCGCCTCCACTTCCTCTTCCGCGACGGCCTCGCCGCCACCGAGGCGGTGCTCGCCGGCAAGGCCGACCCCGTGGCCCTCTTGCGGCGGCCGCGCAAGAGCCTCGCGGCCCTCGGCGGCCTTTCCCGCATGCTGCCGCGCCGGGTGGGCGCGAACCGCGCGCCCGTGCTCGCCGCGCGGGGCAGCCTCGGGGAGCTCCCGCCGCTCGTCTCCTGGCCCATGGACGGCGGCCCCTTCATCACGCTGCCGCTCGTCTATAGCGAAGACGCGGCGCGCCCCGGGGTCAATGCCTCCAATCTCGGCATGTACCGCATCCAGCTTGCCGGCAACGACTATGCGGAGGACGAGGTGGGCCTGCATTACCAGATCCACCGGGGCATCGGCGTGCACCACGCGCATGCGCTCGCCAGCGGGCGCCCCCTCCCGGTGCGCATCCATGTGGGCGGGCCGCCGGCGCTCACCGTGGCCGCGGTGATGCCGCTGCCCGAGGGGCTTTCGGAGCTGCGTTTCGCGGGCCTGCTCGGCGCCCGGCGCGTGCGGCTCGCGCCCGGGGACGACGGCGTGGGCCTCCCCGTGCTCGCCGAGACGGATTTCTGCATCTCCGGCCATGTGCTGCCCGGCACGCGCCCCGAGGGCCCCTTCGGCGACCATGTGGGCTATTACAGCCTGCGCCACGACTTCCCGGCCCTGCGCGTGGCCTCGGTGACGCACAGGAAGGGCGCCATCTGGCCCTATACCTCGGTGGGGCGGCCGCCCCAGGAGGACACGGTCTTCGGGGATTTCATCCACGAGCTCACGGGCCCGCTGGTGCCGCGGGTCTTCGCCGGCATCCGCGAGGTGCACGCCGTGGACGCGGCCGGGGTGCATCCGCTGCTGCTCGCGCTCGGGTGCGAGCGCTACACGGCCTGGGAGGCGGCGCGGCGCCCGCGCGAGCTCCTCACCCAGGCCCTGCACCTGCTGGGCACCACGCAGACCGCGCTCGCCAAGTATGTGCTCATCGCCGCGCAGGAGGACGCGCCGGGCCTTTCCTGCCGCAACGTGCCGGCCTTTCTGGCCCACCTGCTCGAGCGCACGGATTTTCGCCGCGACCTGCACTTCCTCACGCGGAGCACCACCGACACCCTCGACTATACGGGCACGGCCCTCAACGAGGGCTCCAAGCTCATCTGGGCCGCCGCCGGCGAGCCGCGCCGGCGCCTGGCGACGGGGGCGGACGGAATCGGCGCCCTGCCCGACCTCCCGGCTGGCTTCGGCGCGCCGCAGGTGGTCGGCCCGGGCATCCTCGCGCTCCGCGGCCCGCGCCACGCGCTGGAGCGCGGCGAGCCCGACCCGGCCATGGAAGAGCTCGCCAAGCGCCTCGGCGGCTGGGACAGGCGGGAGAACTTCCCGCTCGTGGTTGTGGCCGACGACCCGGCCTTTTGCGCGGCGAGCTTCGAGAACCTGCTCTGGGCCACCTTCACGCGCTCCGACCCGGCCACGGACTGTTATGGCGCGGATGCGCGCATCAAGGCGCGGCACTGGGCCTGCGAGGCGCCGTTTGCCATCGACGCGCGCCTCAAGCCCTTCCATGCGCCGCCCCTGGAGGAAGACCCGGAAGTGGCCGCCCGCGTGGACAGGCTGGCCGCGCCCGGGGGCCCGCTGCACGGGCTGTGGTAG
- the nadE gene encoding NAD(+) synthase: MKIAMIQCDSVPGDVAGNAAMILREARRASGAALCVTPELALCGPQPGEYLHARDFARGVRRALDSLAAELADGPALLVGAPAPSLSRPGGFANAAVLLHGGRLQVVSRKVRPNQRRHGLPGAEALPWDDGVSCGILSLTGWRLGVVVCEDAAMRADAFWRQPPPGAPDPLGDLTRRGVDAIIHMTASPYRPHAQEEAERMLSHVAAREHVHLVSVNLVGGDGATVYSGQSVAFDPAGRLLARAAAFAPDLVMVDTAADAREDAGNGAKTGGEPGGLPVNPVAPACAGEEESCWRALVLGTRDYVRKSGASRVLLGLSGGMDSALVACVAAEALGPENVTGVLMPSPHTSRASVEDAEELARNLGVSTLTVPIAGLMEAFAEALGPGLGRFPAWPGDVTLENLQARIRGTILTSLANRARALVLNTGNKSEVAMGYCTLYGDAVGALAVIGDLTKTRVYALGRWLNAWKGRELIPEAVFVKAPSAELRPGQKDTDSLPPYDELDPLLERLLSPPLPAQDGENADGAKAPEAAPADLEADVRRRLFASEFKRRQLPPALRVSGVPFGEDGWVAPTAGRYRMP, encoded by the coding sequence ATGAAGATCGCCATGATCCAGTGTGACAGCGTGCCCGGCGACGTGGCGGGCAACGCCGCCATGATCCTCAGGGAGGCGCGCAGGGCCTCGGGCGCGGCCCTCTGCGTGACGCCGGAGCTCGCGCTCTGCGGGCCGCAGCCCGGGGAATACCTCCACGCGCGGGACTTCGCGCGCGGCGTGCGCCGGGCGCTGGATAGCCTCGCGGCCGAGCTCGCCGACGGGCCGGCCCTGCTCGTGGGCGCGCCCGCGCCCAGCCTGTCGCGGCCCGGGGGCTTCGCCAATGCCGCCGTACTGCTCCACGGCGGGCGTTTGCAGGTGGTGTCGCGCAAGGTGCGCCCCAACCAGCGGCGCCATGGGCTCCCCGGCGCCGAGGCGCTGCCGTGGGACGACGGCGTTTCCTGCGGCATCCTCTCGCTCACGGGCTGGCGGCTCGGCGTGGTCGTCTGCGAGGACGCGGCCATGCGCGCGGACGCCTTCTGGCGCCAGCCGCCGCCCGGCGCCCCCGACCCGCTGGGCGACCTCACGCGCCGCGGCGTGGACGCCATCATCCACATGACCGCCTCGCCCTACCGGCCCCACGCGCAGGAAGAGGCCGAGCGCATGCTTTCGCATGTGGCGGCGCGCGAGCATGTGCATCTCGTTTCCGTCAACCTCGTGGGCGGCGACGGCGCCACCGTCTACAGCGGGCAGAGCGTGGCCTTCGACCCGGCCGGCCGCCTTTTGGCGCGGGCAGCGGCCTTCGCGCCGGACCTCGTCATGGTGGATACCGCGGCGGACGCGCGGGAGGACGCCGGAAACGGGGCCAAAACGGGCGGCGAACCCGGCGGGCTCCCGGTCAATCCCGTCGCCCCGGCCTGCGCCGGCGAGGAGGAAAGCTGCTGGCGCGCCCTCGTGCTCGGCACGCGCGACTATGTGCGCAAGAGCGGCGCCAGCCGCGTGCTGCTGGGCCTTTCCGGCGGCATGGATTCCGCGCTCGTGGCCTGCGTGGCCGCCGAGGCGCTGGGGCCGGAAAACGTCACCGGCGTGCTCATGCCGTCGCCGCACACGAGCCGCGCCTCGGTGGAGGATGCCGAGGAGCTGGCGCGCAACCTAGGAGTTTCCACGCTCACCGTGCCCATCGCGGGCCTCATGGAGGCCTTTGCCGAAGCGCTCGGCCCGGGGCTCGGGCGCTTCCCGGCATGGCCGGGCGACGTGACGCTGGAAAACCTCCAGGCCCGCATCCGGGGCACCATCCTCACCTCGCTCGCCAACCGGGCCCGCGCGCTCGTGCTCAATACGGGCAACAAGAGCGAGGTCGCCATGGGCTACTGCACGCTCTACGGCGATGCCGTGGGCGCGCTCGCCGTCATCGGCGACCTCACCAAGACGCGGGTCTACGCCCTCGGGCGCTGGCTCAATGCGTGGAAGGGCCGGGAGCTCATCCCCGAGGCCGTGTTCGTGAAGGCGCCCAGCGCGGAGCTGAGGCCGGGACAGAAAGATACGGACTCGCTGCCGCCCTATGACGAGCTCGACCCGCTGCTGGAACGATTGCTTTCCCCGCCGCTGCCGGCGCAGGACGGCGAAAACGCGGACGGCGCGAAAGCGCCCGAAGCCGCGCCCGCGGACCTCGAGGCGGATGTGCGGCGCCGCCTCTTCGCCTCCGAATTCAAGCGCCGGCAATTGCCGCCCGCGCTCAGGGTGAGCGGCGTGCCCTTCGGGGAGGACGGCTGGGTGGCGCCCACGGCCGGCCGCTACCGCATGCCGTAA
- the ilvN gene encoding acetolactate synthase small subunit: protein MQRHVLSVLVENEPGVLSRVVGLFSGRGFNIDSLNVAPALEDGTSHMTITTYGDSMILEQIMKQLHKIVSVIKVVDFSELQAVEREMMFVKVQAEGQARGEILRTVEIFRCKVVDVSHTEMTIEATGDHEKLEAILGLLQRFGIKEIARTGSVAMRRSRQPEG, encoded by the coding sequence ATGCAGCGGCATGTGCTTTCCGTCCTTGTGGAGAACGAGCCTGGCGTGCTCTCGCGCGTGGTGGGGCTCTTCAGCGGGCGCGGCTTCAATATCGACTCGCTCAACGTGGCCCCGGCCCTCGAGGACGGCACCTCCCACATGACCATCACCACCTATGGCGACAGCATGATCCTCGAGCAGATCATGAAGCAGTTGCACAAGATCGTGTCGGTCATCAAGGTGGTGGACTTTTCCGAGCTCCAGGCCGTGGAGCGCGAGATGATGTTCGTCAAGGTGCAGGCCGAGGGGCAGGCGCGCGGCGAGATCTTGCGCACGGTGGAGATCTTCCGCTGCAAGGTGGTGGACGTGAGCCACACCGAGATGACCATCGAGGCCACGGGCGACCACGAAAAGCTCGAGGCCATCCTGGGGCTGCTCCAGCGCTTCGGCATCAAGGAGATCGCGCGCACGGGCTCGGTGGCCATGCGCCGCTCGCGCCAGCCCGAGGGGTAG
- the ilvB gene encoding biosynthetic-type acetolactate synthase large subunit — MERTGAYILLESLKREGVDILFGYPGGAVIDIYDELPRHPEIRHILTRHEQGAVHAADGYARASGKVGCCLVTSGPGATNTVTGIATAYADSIPLVVITGQVPTQLIGNDAFQEVDIVGITRPCTKHNFLVKDVKKLARTIRQAFYLARSGRPGPVLVDLPKDIVQATAEFLWPDDISMRSYNPTYKPNANQLRRAAELIAESQRPVLLCGGGVVMADAASEATALARKLRIPVTATLMGLGAFPATDELFLGMVGMHGTYAANLAINNADLVVCAGARFDDRVTGKIAAFAPKARIVHIDIDPTSIRKNVDVDIPVVGDCKLALAGILDICESKYAEKDWATQHALWLKDVASWKKSKPLSYEPSADGAIKPQEVIEALRELTRGDAIIATEVGQHQMWAAQYYEFTKPRTLLTSGGLGTMGYGFPAAIGAQLALPDKMVIAVAGDGSLQMNIQELATAVANKLPVKVIILNNRHLGMVRQWQELFYAGNYSSTNMEAQPDFVRLAEAYGAEGYRIERACDLLPELEKALSTPNPAFVDVRVEREENVYPIVPAGAALDEMLLV; from the coding sequence ATGGAACGCACCGGCGCCTATATCCTCCTGGAATCCCTGAAACGCGAGGGCGTGGACATCCTCTTCGGCTACCCCGGCGGCGCGGTCATCGACATTTATGACGAGCTGCCGCGCCACCCCGAGATCCGCCACATCCTGACGCGGCACGAGCAGGGCGCCGTGCACGCGGCCGACGGCTACGCCCGCGCCTCGGGCAAGGTGGGCTGCTGCCTCGTGACCTCCGGGCCCGGCGCCACCAACACCGTGACCGGCATCGCCACGGCCTATGCGGATTCCATCCCGCTCGTGGTCATCACCGGGCAGGTGCCCACCCAGCTCATCGGCAACGACGCCTTCCAGGAAGTGGACATCGTGGGCATCACGCGGCCGTGCACCAAGCACAACTTCCTCGTCAAGGACGTGAAAAAGCTGGCGCGCACCATCCGCCAGGCCTTCTACCTCGCGCGCAGCGGCCGGCCGGGGCCGGTGCTCGTGGACCTGCCCAAGGACATCGTGCAGGCCACGGCCGAGTTTCTCTGGCCGGACGACATCTCCATGCGCAGCTACAACCCGACCTACAAGCCCAACGCGAACCAGCTCAGGCGCGCGGCCGAGCTCATCGCCGAATCGCAGCGGCCGGTGCTGCTCTGCGGCGGCGGCGTGGTCATGGCCGACGCCGCTTCCGAGGCCACGGCCCTCGCGCGCAAGCTGCGCATCCCGGTGACGGCCACGCTCATGGGGCTCGGGGCCTTCCCGGCCACCGACGAGCTCTTCCTCGGCATGGTGGGCATGCACGGCACCTATGCCGCCAACCTCGCCATCAACAACGCCGACCTCGTCGTCTGCGCGGGCGCCCGCTTCGACGACCGCGTGACCGGCAAGATCGCGGCCTTCGCGCCCAAGGCGCGCATCGTGCATATCGACATCGACCCCACCTCCATCCGCAAGAACGTGGATGTGGACATCCCGGTGGTGGGCGACTGCAAGCTGGCGCTCGCGGGCATCCTCGACATCTGCGAAAGCAAGTATGCCGAGAAGGACTGGGCCACGCAGCACGCCCTGTGGCTCAAGGACGTGGCCTCGTGGAAGAAGAGCAAGCCGCTTTCCTACGAGCCCTCGGCCGACGGCGCCATCAAGCCGCAGGAGGTCATCGAGGCCCTGCGCGAGCTCACGCGCGGCGACGCCATCATCGCCACCGAGGTGGGGCAGCACCAGATGTGGGCGGCGCAGTATTACGAGTTCACCAAGCCCCGCACCCTGCTCACGAGCGGCGGCCTCGGCACCATGGGCTACGGCTTCCCCGCGGCCATCGGCGCGCAGCTCGCCCTGCCGGACAAGATGGTCATCGCCGTGGCCGGCGACGGCTCGCTGCAGATGAACATCCAGGAGCTCGCCACGGCCGTGGCCAACAAGCTGCCGGTCAAGGTCATCATCCTCAACAACCGGCACCTCGGCATGGTGCGCCAGTGGCAGGAACTCTTCTACGCTGGCAACTACAGCTCCACCAACATGGAGGCGCAGCCCGACTTCGTGCGCCTCGCCGAGGCCTACGGCGCCGAGGGCTACCGCATCGAGCGCGCCTGTGATCTCTTGCCCGAGCTGGAAAAGGCCCTCTCCACGCCCAATCCCGCCTTTGTGGACGTGCGTGTGGAGCGGGAGGAGAATGTCTATCCCATCGTGCCCGCGGGCGCGGCGCTGGACGAGATGCTCCTGGTCTAG
- a CDS encoding DUF465 domain-containing protein yields the protein MDQHELDLLEKYAPKDPELKSLWDDHVLYEKQVEKLEGKSFRTPTEEQTLKQLKKQKLENKTQLMDMLDRLKKENS from the coding sequence ATGGACCAGCATGAACTCGACCTTCTGGAAAAGTACGCCCCCAAGGACCCCGAGCTGAAATCCCTGTGGGACGACCATGTGCTCTATGAAAAGCAGGTGGAAAAGCTCGAGGGCAAGAGCTTCCGCACGCCCACCGAGGAGCAGACCCTGAAGCAGCTCAAGAAGCAGAAGCTGGAAAACAAGACCCAGCTCATGGACATGCTCGACCGCCTGAAAAAAGAAAATAGCTAG
- a CDS encoding YggT family protein produces MIVLANTLSAVAMVLGTLLNLYFWIVVIAALITWVRPDPYNPIVRILRQLTEPVFYRVRKWLPFTYSSGLDFSPIIVLLAIELCNRIVVRSLAQYAAGLP; encoded by the coding sequence ATGATCGTTCTTGCCAATACCCTGAGCGCGGTGGCCATGGTCCTCGGCACCCTGCTCAACCTCTATTTCTGGATCGTCGTCATCGCGGCGCTCATCACGTGGGTGCGCCCCGACCCGTACAATCCCATCGTGCGTATCCTGAGGCAGCTCACCGAGCCTGTCTTTTACCGCGTCCGCAAGTGGCTGCCCTTCACCTATTCGAGCGGGCTCGACTTCTCGCCGATCATCGTGCTGCTGGCCATCGAGCTCTGCAACCGCATCGTGGTGCGCTCGCTGGCCCAGTATGCCGCGGGCCTGCCCTAG
- a CDS encoding HAD family hydrolase has protein sequence MSFPSIAPEIFPQGLAGVVFDCDGVMIDSREANRAFYNGVLAVMGLPAMGPEEESYAFMATAMEALRRMVPEARHGEILDAVNRVDYGRTVLPLIRLMPGFRPFIEALHAKGSRLAIDTNRTDVGIERVLDFFSLPPYFEPVISASCARPKPSPEGAELILRAWGAAPGQALFVGDSENDRLAARGAGMVFAGFGGLVEGDLTAPDFPTLARMLGLEEKPRPGKTPSERA, from the coding sequence ATGAGTTTCCCCAGTATCGCCCCGGAGATCTTCCCGCAGGGGCTCGCCGGCGTGGTCTTTGACTGCGACGGCGTGATGATCGACTCGCGCGAGGCCAACCGGGCCTTTTACAACGGCGTGCTCGCCGTGATGGGGCTCCCCGCCATGGGCCCGGAAGAGGAGAGCTACGCTTTCATGGCGACGGCCATGGAGGCGCTCAGGCGCATGGTGCCCGAGGCGCGGCACGGCGAGATCCTGGACGCCGTGAACCGGGTGGACTACGGCCGCACGGTGTTGCCCCTGATACGGCTCATGCCCGGCTTTCGGCCCTTCATCGAGGCCCTGCACGCGAAGGGCTCGCGCCTCGCCATCGACACCAACCGCACGGACGTGGGCATCGAGAGGGTTCTGGACTTTTTTTCCCTTCCTCCCTATTTTGAACCGGTAATCTCGGCGTCATGCGCCCGGCCCAAGCCGTCGCCCGAGGGCGCGGAACTCATCCTCCGCGCCTGGGGCGCCGCGCCCGGCCAGGCGCTCTTTGTGGGCGACAGCGAAAACGACCGTCTCGCCGCGCGTGGCGCGGGCATGGTCTTCGCGGGCTTCGGGGGCCTTGTGGAAGGCGACCTCACTGCCCCGGATTTTCCCACGCTGGCGCGGATGCTGGGCCTTGAGGAGAAACCCCGGCCCGGGAAAACGCCTTCGGAGCGCGCATGA
- the ilvD gene encoding dihydroxy-acid dehydratase, whose translation MKDEVSSRMKRGLEKAPHRSLLYALGLTREEMDRPFVGIVNAASEIVPGHLHLGALADAVKAGVRLAGGTPLEFPAIAVCDGIAMNHEGMRFSLPSREFIADSIEIMARAHAFDALVFIPNCDKTVPGMLMAMLRLNLPSILISGGPMLPGNLAPGKRGDLITVFEAVGKVRAGELDEEGLEVMTERACPGCGACAGMFTANSMNCLAETIGVALPGNGTIPAVSAARIRLAKTAGMKVMELLQNDIRPRDIVTPDAVANAVAVDMALGCSTNTVLHLPAVFGEAGLDMGLEVFDEVSRKSPNLCKLSPAGKHFMVDLDNAGGIPAVMSELDKLGLIHENCMTVTGKTVGENLRERHARILDEEVIHTVDKAYSAEGGIAILRGNLAPQGAVVKQSAVAPEMMRREVTARVFDSEEDAMHAILDGKIKAGDAVVIRYEGPRGGPGMREMLSPTAAITGMGLGKDVALLTDGRFSGGTNGAAIGHISPEAADGGPIALVREGDVISIDIPGRKLELLVDEAELARRREELRHPEKKSPYPVLRRYAGLVSSAATGGRYKEI comes from the coding sequence ATGAAGGACGAAGTCAGCAGCCGCATGAAGCGCGGCCTGGAAAAGGCTCCCCACCGTTCCCTGCTCTACGCGCTTGGCCTGACGCGCGAAGAGATGGACCGCCCCTTCGTGGGCATCGTCAACGCCGCGAGCGAGATCGTGCCCGGGCACCTGCACCTCGGGGCGCTGGCCGACGCGGTCAAGGCCGGAGTGCGTCTCGCGGGCGGCACGCCGCTGGAATTTCCGGCCATCGCGGTCTGCGACGGCATCGCCATGAACCACGAGGGCATGCGCTTTTCGCTGCCCTCGCGCGAATTCATCGCCGATTCCATCGAGATCATGGCCCGCGCCCACGCCTTCGACGCCCTCGTCTTCATCCCCAACTGCGACAAGACCGTGCCCGGCATGCTCATGGCCATGCTGCGCCTCAACCTGCCCTCCATCCTCATTTCCGGCGGCCCCATGCTGCCCGGCAACCTCGCGCCGGGCAAGCGCGGCGACCTCATCACCGTGTTCGAGGCCGTGGGCAAGGTGCGCGCGGGCGAGCTCGACGAGGAGGGACTCGAGGTCATGACCGAGCGCGCCTGCCCGGGCTGCGGCGCCTGCGCGGGCATGTTCACGGCCAATTCCATGAACTGCCTCGCCGAGACCATCGGCGTGGCGCTGCCCGGCAACGGCACCATCCCGGCCGTGAGCGCGGCGCGCATCCGCCTCGCCAAGACCGCGGGCATGAAGGTCATGGAGCTCTTGCAGAACGACATCCGCCCGCGCGACATCGTGACGCCCGACGCCGTGGCCAACGCCGTGGCCGTGGACATGGCCCTCGGCTGTTCCACCAATACCGTGCTGCACCTTCCGGCCGTCTTCGGCGAGGCCGGCCTCGACATGGGCCTCGAGGTCTTCGACGAGGTGAGTCGCAAGAGCCCCAACCTCTGCAAACTCTCGCCCGCGGGCAAGCACTTCATGGTGGACCTCGACAACGCGGGCGGCATCCCGGCGGTCATGAGCGAGCTCGACAAGCTCGGCCTCATCCATGAAAACTGCATGACCGTCACCGGCAAGACCGTGGGCGAAAACCTGCGCGAGCGCCATGCCCGCATCCTCGACGAGGAGGTCATCCACACCGTGGACAAGGCCTATTCGGCCGAGGGCGGCATCGCCATCCTGCGCGGCAATCTGGCGCCACAGGGGGCCGTGGTCAAGCAGTCGGCCGTGGCGCCGGAGATGATGCGCCGCGAGGTCACGGCGCGCGTCTTCGACTCCGAGGAGGACGCCATGCACGCCATCCTCGACGGCAAGATCAAGGCCGGCGACGCCGTGGTCATCCGTTATGAGGGCCCGCGCGGCGGCCCGGGCATGCGCGAGATGCTCTCGCCCACCGCGGCCATCACCGGCATGGGCCTTGGCAAGGACGTGGCCCTGCTCACGGACGGCCGCTTCTCCGGCGGCACCAACGGCGCGGCCATCGGCCACATCTCGCCCGAGGCGGCGGACGGGGGCCCCATCGCGCTCGTGCGCGAGGGCGATGTCATCAGCATCGACATCCCGGGCCGCAAGCTCGAGCTTCTGGTGGACGAGGCGGAGCTTGCGCGACGCCGCGAAGAGCTCAGGCATCCTGAAAAGAAGAGCCCCTACCCGGTGCTCAGGCGCTACGCGGGCCTCGTGAGCTCGGCGGCCACGGGCGGCCGCTACAAGGAAATCTGA